In Candidatus Chlorohelix allophototropha, one DNA window encodes the following:
- a CDS encoding magnesium chelatase subunit H — MKFVFLLIENSVQSAAERAAAEVTRKHGIKLDLKFWTLRQLSEGSPGWPEFEQDFKECDMFVGNMVTLSHQVAGVEKIIKQYGPLKPERSIVIMNSMPSLMNLTRLGDFEFNRLLQFMKNNPVAKISGFVGSLKRLVTKDGRAEAKVEELEDIDPDEGTPRRRLKRHKAVKKGMHNGMVNLMRTLPNILKLLPGQAQDVRAYLMIMLYWVNSSPENLEEFFKFAIDHYIPSYKGPKLKSKDPVIYPRLAIFHPDAPDKTWETRDDYDKWLAKAHPKQAGRPRVGIVVMRALYLAGNRRHIIELIKQLEEAGAEAVPCYAAGLDFRPTIENYFLDEDKKGHVTPTVDLVINMSGFSLVGGPAENDASAAVAQFNRVNRPLWSVISLFFQSEEDWRASRTGLNPVQAALQVAVPELDGASEPRVFAAGVERGPDKSMYPLPDEVKRLARRAARQATLSHVPNHSKKIAVVLFSFPPNKGNVGTAAYLGVFESIYRLMKRLKQEGYNVEVPANAEELRNQVVEGNSAAYGTSANLHTHLSVTDYQRHFPYWSEIEPYWGPPPGALLSDGSGMQVLGRQFGNLLVGIQPSFGYEDDPMRLLMATNASPHHGFAAFYAYLDKIWRADAVLHFGTHGAMEFMPGKQVGLSAKCWPDRLIGDLPNFYLYSVNNPSEGTIAKRRGYSTLISYLSPPMETAGLYRQLIQLKDTLNVFRKALGDGYTFKARAEKTAQTDAADSGGDKEQGHLEMLIESIVEQAEAINLRPRDVDPRNEPEKYSLALYNDLLEIEERLIPSGLHIIDEAPDVAMLGDMLNSIGSFSRGKPGSDEEAQALTELIATGLGFDLEEIREKAREDNNLLARWEKIEHIQRQSLKILVEGLAQGHTEKSVKDAARYLHSMARVETHHSEPMFEYLAEVAETLKHNAEIKQIIRAFNGEYIEPSPGNDIVRNPEVLPTGRNIHGLDPALVPSPIARRNGERSAKAMLDRAREEINLPEGQYPETIAMVLWGTDNIKSDGEGVAQALYLLGTRATTDGLGKISNVKLLSLKELGRPRIDIVCTVSGIFRDLMPNQMELIDRAVRLVAQADEPVEMNYVRKHVLEEVSKGMTFDEACARVFSNAPGQYGANVNFMVDNSSWENDDELSEAFLNRKSFAYGIKSGGENSRKLMEAALTRVELSFQNVDSAEVGITDVDHYYEYLGGVTKAVEKLTGGKKPAALVADSISSTSGGLSQGNGIKSLDEAVRLESRTKLLNPKWYESMLKYGYEGVREIETRVSNTFGWSATAGAVDNWVYSDIDQTFIADANMRERLTEMNPYSFKGIVGRLLEANGRGFWEADASTIERLKDIYAGLEDEIEGLGEKGSGIMGANPNARTAGRNL; from the coding sequence ATGAAATTTGTTTTTCTGCTTATAGAGAATAGTGTACAAAGTGCCGCCGAACGTGCCGCTGCGGAAGTTACCCGTAAACACGGCATAAAGCTCGATTTGAAATTCTGGACACTGCGACAATTAAGCGAAGGTTCTCCGGGTTGGCCCGAGTTTGAACAGGACTTCAAAGAGTGCGATATGTTCGTAGGGAACATGGTCACGCTGTCACATCAGGTTGCAGGAGTAGAAAAAATAATCAAGCAATACGGGCCATTGAAGCCCGAACGCTCGATTGTAATTATGAACTCGATGCCCTCTCTGATGAATCTGACTCGGTTAGGCGATTTTGAGTTTAATCGTTTGCTCCAGTTCATGAAGAATAATCCGGTTGCTAAAATTTCCGGTTTTGTGGGTAGCTTGAAGCGCTTAGTTACTAAAGACGGACGCGCCGAAGCCAAAGTTGAAGAATTGGAAGATATTGACCCAGATGAGGGTACCCCGCGCCGCCGCTTGAAACGTCACAAGGCGGTCAAGAAGGGCATGCACAACGGAATGGTCAACCTCATGCGTACCCTTCCCAACATTCTGAAACTGCTCCCCGGTCAGGCTCAGGATGTACGCGCTTACCTAATGATTATGCTCTATTGGGTGAATAGCTCGCCGGAAAACCTTGAGGAGTTTTTCAAATTCGCCATTGACCATTACATCCCTTCATACAAAGGACCTAAGCTCAAATCCAAAGACCCGGTAATCTACCCGCGTCTTGCTATCTTCCATCCCGACGCGCCCGATAAAACTTGGGAAACCCGCGATGATTACGATAAATGGCTGGCAAAGGCGCATCCCAAGCAAGCGGGAAGACCCCGTGTGGGCATCGTGGTTATGCGTGCGCTCTATCTTGCCGGAAATCGTCGCCATATTATTGAACTGATTAAGCAACTGGAAGAAGCCGGCGCAGAAGCAGTGCCATGCTATGCGGCAGGTTTGGATTTCCGCCCTACTATCGAGAATTATTTTCTGGATGAGGACAAGAAGGGGCATGTAACCCCGACTGTTGATTTGGTAATCAACATGAGTGGTTTCTCCTTAGTCGGTGGTCCTGCCGAAAACGATGCTTCGGCGGCAGTTGCCCAGTTTAACCGCGTAAATCGTCCGCTGTGGTCGGTTATTTCGCTGTTCTTCCAAAGTGAGGAAGACTGGAGAGCAAGTCGAACAGGCTTGAACCCGGTACAGGCTGCGCTACAGGTGGCAGTCCCCGAACTGGATGGCGCTTCTGAACCGCGCGTATTTGCGGCGGGCGTAGAGCGCGGACCTGATAAAAGCATGTATCCGCTACCGGATGAGGTTAAAAGACTGGCGCGAAGGGCAGCGCGACAAGCAACCCTATCGCACGTACCGAACCACAGCAAAAAAATCGCGGTGGTGCTTTTCAGCTTCCCCCCCAACAAAGGCAACGTAGGTACTGCTGCTTATTTAGGGGTATTTGAAAGCATTTATCGCCTCATGAAACGCCTGAAACAAGAAGGCTATAACGTCGAAGTACCCGCTAATGCGGAGGAATTACGCAATCAGGTAGTGGAAGGCAACTCGGCTGCTTATGGAACCAGCGCAAACCTTCACACTCATTTGAGTGTTACCGATTACCAACGTCACTTCCCTTATTGGAGTGAAATCGAGCCTTATTGGGGACCACCCCCCGGCGCGTTGCTGAGCGATGGTAGCGGTATGCAAGTGCTTGGTCGCCAATTTGGAAACCTGTTGGTGGGTATCCAACCCTCTTTCGGCTACGAAGATGATCCGATGCGCCTCTTGATGGCTACCAATGCTTCACCGCATCATGGTTTTGCCGCTTTCTATGCCTATCTGGATAAAATCTGGCGAGCGGATGCGGTGCTTCATTTCGGGACACACGGCGCAATGGAGTTTATGCCGGGCAAGCAAGTGGGTTTGAGCGCGAAATGTTGGCCCGATCGCTTAATCGGTGATTTGCCTAACTTCTATCTATATAGTGTCAACAACCCTTCCGAAGGTACTATCGCCAAGCGGCGCGGCTACTCTACGCTTATCAGCTACCTTTCGCCGCCGATGGAAACTGCCGGATTGTATCGCCAACTAATCCAGCTAAAGGATACGCTCAATGTATTCCGTAAAGCTCTGGGAGATGGCTATACTTTTAAGGCACGTGCTGAGAAGACAGCACAAACCGATGCAGCGGATAGCGGCGGAGATAAAGAGCAGGGTCATCTGGAAATGCTGATTGAATCTATCGTGGAACAGGCTGAGGCAATCAACCTGAGACCGCGTGATGTTGACCCGCGCAATGAACCAGAAAAATATTCGTTGGCATTGTACAACGACTTGCTGGAAATTGAAGAACGCCTGATACCGAGTGGTTTGCACATCATTGATGAAGCGCCTGATGTGGCGATGCTTGGTGATATGCTCAACTCAATCGGCAGTTTCTCACGCGGGAAACCCGGTAGCGATGAAGAAGCGCAAGCTCTAACCGAGTTGATTGCAACCGGATTGGGCTTTGATCTTGAAGAAATCCGCGAAAAAGCGCGTGAAGATAACAATTTGTTAGCGCGCTGGGAGAAGATCGAGCATATTCAACGGCAGTCACTCAAGATTTTGGTGGAAGGCTTGGCGCAAGGGCATACCGAGAAGTCAGTAAAAGATGCAGCACGTTACTTGCACTCAATGGCAAGAGTTGAGACGCATCACAGCGAACCAATGTTTGAATATCTGGCAGAAGTGGCTGAAACCCTAAAGCATAATGCCGAAATCAAGCAGATTATACGCGCCTTCAACGGCGAATATATCGAGCCTAGCCCCGGCAACGATATTGTGCGCAACCCAGAAGTGCTACCTACCGGACGCAATATTCACGGGTTAGACCCGGCGTTAGTGCCAAGCCCAATCGCCCGCCGCAACGGTGAGCGCAGCGCAAAGGCAATGCTAGATCGCGCCCGCGAAGAAATTAACTTGCCGGAAGGTCAGTATCCCGAAACTATCGCAATGGTATTGTGGGGTACTGATAACATCAAGAGTGATGGTGAAGGCGTAGCCCAAGCGCTATATCTGCTTGGCACACGCGCCACTACCGATGGCTTGGGCAAGATTAGCAATGTCAAGTTGCTCTCCCTTAAAGAACTTGGTCGCCCTCGCATTGATATTGTGTGTACGGTCAGCGGTATTTTCCGCGACCTGATGCCAAACCAAATGGAGTTGATCGACCGAGCGGTGCGACTGGTAGCGCAAGCGGATGAGCCAGTTGAAATGAACTACGTGCGCAAGCATGTTTTGGAAGAGGTTTCCAAAGGCATGACTTTCGATGAAGCCTGCGCTCGCGTTTTCAGCAATGCGCCGGGTCAGTATGGCGCAAACGTCAACTTTATGGTGGACAATTCCAGTTGGGAAAATGATGATGAGTTGAGTGAAGCCTTCCTGAATCGCAAGAGCTTTGCTTACGGCATCAAGAGCGGTGGCGAAAATTCCCGCAAACTGATGGAAGCTGCTCTCACCCGCGTTGAATTGAGTTTCCAGAATGTGGATAGTGCTGAAGTCGGTATCACCGATGTGGATCACTATTACGAGTATCTGGGTGGCGTGACCAAAGCGGTAGAAAAGCTGACAGGTGGGAAGAAACCGGCGGCGTTGGTTGCAGATAGCATCTCCTCTACTAGTGGCGGGTTAAGTCAGGGCAACGGTATCAAATCGCTAGATGAAGCGGTACGGCTAGAATCTCGCACCAAACTGCTGAATCCAAAATGGTACGAGAGCATGCTCAAATACGGCTACGAGGGTGTGCGAGAAATCGAAACCCGCGTCAGCAATACTTTCGGCTGGAGCGCAACTGCCGGTGCAGTAGATAATTGGGTTTACAGCGATATTGACCAAACTTTTATCGCCGATGCCAATATGCGCGAAAGGCTGACCGAGATGAACCCTTACAGCTTTAAGGGCATCGTGGGCAGGTTGCTGGAAGCTAACGGGCGTGGTTTCTGGGAAGCCGATGCCTCCACTATTGAACGACTCAAAGATATTTATGCCGGTCTAGAAGATGAAATCGAAGGACTTGGCGAAAAAGGCTCCGGTATAATGGGCGCAAACCCTAACGCACGTACTGCCGGGCGCAACCTTTAA
- a CDS encoding MFS transporter yields MKQQKVKEKKEQTPEAKMQRRVLTVLFFGVLMGALDIAIVGPALSAIGESFNVDERGLAWVFTMYVLFSLICSLIMGKLSDRYGRRNIFLMNIAIFGVGSLVVALSPNLAVMLVGRALQGGAAGGIFPVASAIIGDIFPAERRGRALGLIGAVFGIAFIIGPIIGGVLLLAGWHWLFLINIPISAIVFWYGLKTLPVLSTGVKSGRFDISGTIFLAIWITGLTVGVSQIDAKDLIGSLGTPSVWIFLLVALVGLPFFFFAERRALDPVMPPQLTASRQLILAGILGAGIGLGEVATVFLPPLAVKAFGVTESVASFLMLPLVMAMAFASPLTGRMLDKFGSKAVLVVGNLIATVGFALLIVAGQTMWGYILANIIIGLGMGAVLGSPLRYIMLAEAPLKFRASAQGLITVYTGIGQMLGSALVGAVASSHGGVDGYMLAFLSVGVLSAVMVVIALGLKGRHIEHGTTEKVSEESELVRS; encoded by the coding sequence ATGAAACAGCAGAAAGTAAAAGAGAAAAAAGAGCAAACCCCAGAAGCTAAAATGCAACGTAGGGTGCTAACCGTGCTATTTTTTGGCGTTCTAATGGGCGCATTGGATATTGCTATTGTAGGACCTGCCTTATCCGCCATCGGTGAGTCGTTCAATGTTGATGAACGCGGGCTGGCATGGGTCTTTACCATGTATGTGCTGTTCAGCCTGATTTGCAGCCTGATCATGGGCAAATTGAGTGATCGTTACGGTCGCCGTAATATCTTCTTGATGAACATCGCAATTTTTGGAGTAGGTTCGCTGGTTGTAGCACTCTCTCCTAATCTAGCAGTAATGCTGGTCGGACGCGCCCTACAAGGTGGCGCAGCTGGTGGTATCTTCCCGGTTGCGAGCGCGATCATCGGCGATATTTTCCCGGCAGAACGGCGCGGGCGCGCCCTTGGTCTAATCGGCGCAGTTTTCGGCATCGCCTTTATCATTGGTCCAATTATCGGTGGTGTGCTGCTACTAGCGGGCTGGCACTGGTTGTTCCTCATAAATATCCCCATATCAGCAATAGTTTTCTGGTATGGCTTGAAAACTCTACCTGTGCTTAGCACCGGCGTTAAATCGGGGCGTTTCGATATATCCGGTACTATTTTTCTGGCAATCTGGATTACAGGCTTAACGGTTGGGGTAAGCCAGATTGATGCCAAAGATTTGATCGGCAGCCTCGGTACACCATCAGTCTGGATATTCTTGCTAGTAGCATTGGTTGGTTTACCCTTCTTCTTCTTCGCAGAGAGAAGAGCGCTAGACCCGGTAATGCCTCCGCAATTAACCGCTTCGCGACAGCTAATTCTGGCAGGTATTCTAGGAGCAGGTATTGGTTTAGGCGAGGTAGCCACCGTCTTCTTGCCACCATTAGCAGTAAAAGCCTTCGGCGTAACCGAGAGCGTTGCCAGTTTTCTGATGCTGCCGCTGGTAATGGCAATGGCTTTTGCCTCCCCGCTAACCGGGCGCATGCTGGACAAATTCGGCTCAAAAGCGGTGCTGGTAGTCGGTAACTTGATTGCTACAGTTGGGTTCGCCTTGCTGATTGTAGCCGGACAAACCATGTGGGGTTATATCCTCGCCAACATTATCATCGGTTTGGGAATGGGCGCGGTACTGGGTTCACCTTTACGCTATATAATGCTGGCGGAAGCGCCCCTAAAATTCAGAGCTTCGGCGCAAGGCTTGATAACGGTGTATACCGGAATCGGGCAAATGCTAGGCAGCGCCTTGGTGGGAGCAGTTGCTTCCAGCCATGGAGGGGTTGATGGCTATATGCTGGCTTTTCTAAGCGTGGGCGTACTCTCGGCAGTGATGGTTGTGATAGCGCTCGGTTTGAAAGGTCGTCATATTGAACATGGCACCACCGAGAAAGTCTCAGAAGAATCAGAATTGGTTAGAAGTTAA
- a CDS encoding D-lyxose/D-mannose family sugar isomerase, with protein MITQEQLVSAQERAREYLAKAGIVLTPQEAANIEVADLGLGELESTGLELVVYVNTERVCAKELILFPGQTCPQHRHPSVDGEPGKEETFRCRWGTVYLYVQGEPTPNPKGTPPKGREKFYTVWHEVVLNPGDQYTLPPNTWHWFQPGSEGAVVSEFSTRSRDETDIFVDPQIQRTTQVN; from the coding sequence ATGATAACGCAAGAGCAACTTGTTTCTGCCCAAGAAAGGGCACGCGAGTATCTGGCAAAAGCCGGAATTGTGCTAACACCACAAGAAGCGGCAAATATAGAGGTAGCCGATCTGGGGCTGGGAGAACTGGAATCTACCGGGCTGGAACTGGTAGTATATGTCAACACCGAGCGGGTTTGTGCCAAAGAACTAATACTTTTTCCGGGTCAAACCTGTCCACAGCACCGTCACCCCTCTGTTGATGGAGAACCCGGAAAAGAAGAAACTTTCCGCTGTCGTTGGGGTACGGTATATCTTTATGTACAGGGCGAGCCAACGCCTAATCCCAAAGGCACACCGCCCAAAGGACGAGAAAAATTCTATACCGTCTGGCATGAAGTTGTACTAAATCCGGGCGACCAGTACACTTTGCCTCCTAACACATGGCATTGGTTCCAGCCGGGATCGGAAGGGGCGGTAGTTTCGGAGTTTTCTACCCGTAGCCGCGATGAAACCGATATTTTTGTTGACCCGCAAATCCAACGCACCACTCAGGTAAACTAA
- a CDS encoding carbohydrate kinase family protein produces the protein MPQKPEVVVAGLLCLDIIPSLLSSDTSALLLPAHVTEAGPLTLALGGVVANTGLALYKLGITPRLIGKIGADTTGEIIRQLFKAYAPDLPDNLLVSPGDNTSYSIVLNPPGSDRAFLHNPGCNSSFTAQDIDIESLAEVRLFHFGYPPLMQRLYRDEGKELIELFKRVKATGVTTALDMAMPDMSGSAGQVNWKRLLEQLLPYVDIFLPGLEEMLVLFRETEKLAEGATPEVVGALAAQLLEMGAKMVGLKAGERGMYLRTAGTEKLAGLGRAAPLDLTLWANRELWSPCFATQVVGTTGSGDSTIAGFFLGLLHEMSPEEALRTACATGACNVEAADALSGVRSWSEIKARLSAGWSQLELNFESPGWLRNTASGIWYGPYDKLNQG, from the coding sequence ATGCCTCAAAAGCCCGAGGTGGTAGTGGCTGGGCTACTATGCCTAGATATAATTCCCTCCCTGCTGAGTAGCGATACCAGCGCCTTGCTTTTGCCTGCACACGTCACTGAAGCCGGTCCACTAACCCTTGCCCTAGGTGGGGTAGTTGCCAATACCGGACTAGCCCTCTACAAACTTGGTATTACGCCGCGACTGATCGGTAAAATCGGTGCGGATACTACTGGTGAGATTATCCGGCAGCTTTTCAAAGCCTATGCGCCTGACCTTCCTGATAACCTATTAGTTTCGCCCGGTGACAACACTTCATATTCTATTGTTCTGAATCCACCCGGTTCAGACCGCGCTTTCCTGCACAATCCCGGTTGTAATTCCAGCTTTACAGCACAAGATATTGATATTGAATCGCTGGCGGAGGTACGTTTATTCCATTTCGGCTATCCCCCTCTTATGCAGAGGCTCTACCGGGACGAAGGGAAGGAATTAATCGAACTATTCAAGCGAGTCAAGGCTACCGGAGTTACTACCGCCCTTGATATGGCAATGCCTGATATGAGTGGATCTGCCGGGCAGGTAAACTGGAAGCGGTTGTTGGAGCAGTTGTTACCCTATGTTGACATTTTCCTGCCCGGTTTAGAAGAGATGCTAGTATTGTTCAGGGAAACGGAAAAGTTGGCGGAAGGTGCTACCCCTGAAGTGGTCGGGGCTTTAGCTGCTCAATTGCTAGAAATGGGCGCAAAAATGGTCGGATTAAAAGCGGGAGAACGCGGGATGTACCTACGCACTGCCGGAACAGAAAAGCTGGCAGGGTTAGGCAGGGCAGCGCCACTTGACCTAACGCTTTGGGCGAATCGTGAATTGTGGTCGCCCTGTTTCGCCACTCAAGTGGTCGGTACTACCGGCTCAGGTGACTCTACTATCGCCGGGTTCTTTCTAGGCTTACTACATGAAATGTCGCCAGAGGAAGCCTTGCGAACCGCCTGTGCTACCGGCGCTTGTAACGTTGAAGCCGCCGATGCCTTGAGCGGGGTGCGCAGTTGGTCGGAAATAAAAGCCCGGCTAAGTGCGGGTTGGTCTCAATTGGAACTTAATTTTGAATCACCGGGCTGGCTTCGGAATACCGCTTCGGGTATTTGGTATGGTCCCTATGATAAACTAAACCAAGGGTAA
- a CDS encoding class I fructose-bisphosphate aldolase, protein MSAETGKALRYSRIVNPQTGRAVLVALDHGLHLGATPGLENPSALMKTLADNGADAFLLAPGLLRDYRPVAEALGRKAPAVIVRLDWANMWRSPDELGFPEGRTRLIASVEDALRYGADGVLVYYFMGLDNPDAEAELVMNVAQVARDCERLGIPCFIEPMARGTRVGQAIYSPDYVKIHVRQSVEIGADAIKTDYTGDSASFKAAINGVGRPVFIAGGPKTSGVRQALEMVSGALEAGAKGIFFGRNIFQAKDPARMMQASARLIHDNISIDEALSLL, encoded by the coding sequence ATGTCTGCTGAAACCGGCAAAGCTCTACGCTATAGCCGCATTGTAAACCCTCAAACCGGGAGGGCAGTTCTGGTTGCACTCGATCATGGGTTGCACCTAGGCGCAACTCCCGGACTTGAAAACCCATCTGCCTTGATGAAAACGCTGGCGGATAATGGGGCAGATGCCTTCTTGTTAGCGCCGGGACTACTGCGCGACTACCGTCCGGTAGCTGAAGCATTAGGACGTAAAGCGCCTGCGGTCATTGTGCGCCTTGATTGGGCTAATATGTGGCGTTCCCCTGACGAACTCGGTTTTCCGGAAGGGCGTACTCGCTTGATTGCCTCAGTGGAAGATGCCTTGCGTTATGGTGCGGATGGTGTGCTGGTCTATTATTTCATGGGTTTAGATAATCCAGACGCGGAAGCGGAACTGGTTATGAATGTTGCACAAGTAGCTAGAGACTGCGAACGTTTGGGGATACCCTGCTTTATCGAACCGATGGCACGTGGTACTCGCGTTGGTCAGGCTATCTATAGCCCAGATTACGTAAAAATCCACGTGCGCCAATCTGTGGAAATAGGAGCGGATGCTATTAAAACAGATTACACCGGGGACAGCGCCAGTTTTAAGGCGGCGATCAATGGGGTGGGACGACCTGTGTTTATCGCGGGTGGTCCGAAAACCAGCGGGGTACGGCAGGCGCTAGAAATGGTATCAGGTGCCTTAGAGGCAGGCGCGAAGGGAATCTTCTTCGGGCGTAACATCTTCCAAGCGAAAGACCCCGCGCGAATGATGCAAGCCAGTGCCCGGCTGATTCATGATAATATCAGCATAGACGAAGCCCTAAGTTTACTTTAA
- a CDS encoding DICT sensory domain-containing protein: MKKPLNLSLFQALKKVLKDEIEIIELPKPTLIEISHVLEDTVISNKLPAMVFTGFQESKYWLKEIKRYRELAGIAHSVAVFSGPPIGVSPNSKTNHEIPFPGSAEDLTANTINITLADNDSMRQEWFLIVLTKEFSVLLCGLDKHEPVSMEAERKFETIISFDPAVITIALALIESVLEHYRPEKLKIVKEGSKNFPPCLPTPKYLSIITSKFIEQAAFYRPLLRRLDQEIAMRATINRLLHEAGQPITSLLMQLELLKGEKFLNIEDLNTLLSLSERLKGILDQLSKVSEFKTESFDGFLYLDINKPLFEV; encoded by the coding sequence ATGAAAAAACCTTTGAATTTATCGCTTTTTCAAGCGCTTAAAAAAGTGCTGAAAGATGAAATTGAGATAATTGAACTGCCTAAGCCCACCCTAATTGAAATTAGCCATGTTTTGGAAGACACTGTTATTAGTAACAAACTACCTGCAATGGTTTTTACCGGCTTTCAAGAGAGCAAATATTGGCTAAAAGAAATCAAGCGTTACCGGGAGTTAGCCGGAATAGCACATTCAGTTGCCGTATTTTCAGGTCCTCCTATAGGGGTTTCTCCAAATTCTAAAACAAACCATGAGATTCCCTTTCCCGGATCAGCCGAAGATTTAACTGCAAATACTATCAATATTACGCTGGCTGATAACGATTCTATGCGGCAGGAATGGTTTCTAATAGTGCTAACTAAAGAATTTAGCGTCCTTTTGTGTGGTCTGGATAAGCATGAGCCGGTTTCAATGGAAGCAGAGCGGAAGTTCGAGACGATTATATCTTTCGATCCGGCAGTGATAACAATTGCTCTTGCTTTAATCGAATCTGTACTGGAACATTATCGCCCCGAAAAGCTTAAAATAGTGAAAGAAGGCAGTAAAAATTTCCCGCCTTGTTTACCCACGCCCAAATATCTTTCGATTATTACTTCAAAGTTTATAGAACAAGCTGCTTTCTATCGTCCCTTACTACGCCGACTTGATCAGGAAATTGCGATGCGCGCGACCATAAATCGGCTACTACACGAGGCTGGACAACCTATCACTTCACTTTTGATGCAGCTTGAATTATTAAAGGGCGAGAAATTCCTTAATATTGAGGACTTGAATACTTTACTCTCTTTGAGTGAACGCCTGAAGGGGATTTTAGACCAACTTTCGAAAGTTAGCGAGTTCAAAACAGAAAGTTTTGATGGTTTTCTATATCTTGATATTAATAAACCTCTATTTGAAGTATAA
- the bchM gene encoding magnesium protoporphyrin IX methyltransferase, producing MAVADAPEHYPLDTRKLELRRYFGVDGYERWRKIYGSEKVSFIRRTVREGHNAMVAQALAWAWENGSNQRVLDAGCGPGLVSRALARAGCTVIGCDLAEQMVETAAQLAAEEPPEIAQRMKFVVSDLESIGNLVQEQVDLAICLDVLIYYPEDQFGKIMKHLTALTPNRLIFTYAPAHPVFKAMHRIGRLFPRGHRSTSMQIIGEAAVRRGLATAGLELSRQHHFSKGFYHVVLAEAIRR from the coding sequence ATGGCAGTAGCCGACGCGCCTGAGCATTACCCGCTTGACACCCGCAAGCTTGAACTGCGCCGCTATTTCGGAGTCGATGGTTATGAACGCTGGCGCAAGATATATGGCAGTGAGAAAGTCTCCTTTATTCGTCGTACCGTGCGCGAAGGACATAACGCAATGGTAGCCCAAGCCTTAGCATGGGCTTGGGAAAATGGTTCAAATCAACGTGTGCTAGATGCCGGATGCGGACCCGGTCTAGTTTCCAGAGCGTTGGCGCGTGCCGGTTGTACGGTAATAGGCTGTGACCTAGCAGAACAAATGGTTGAAACCGCCGCGCAACTTGCCGCTGAAGAACCACCGGAAATAGCACAGCGCATGAAATTTGTAGTATCCGATCTTGAGTCTATTGGTAATCTCGTACAGGAGCAAGTTGATCTGGCAATATGCCTAGATGTGTTGATCTACTATCCCGAAGACCAATTTGGGAAAATTATGAAACATCTTACCGCTTTGACTCCTAATCGCCTTATCTTTACATATGCTCCTGCTCATCCTGTTTTTAAGGCAATGCACCGGATTGGCAGGCTATTTCCACGCGGACATCGCTCCACCAGTATGCAAATTATTGGCGAAGCGGCGGTACGGCGTGGGCTTGCTACGGCTGGATTGGAACTTTCACGCCAGCATCACTTCAGTAAAGGTTTTTACCATGTAGTGCTGGCTGAAGCTATCAGGAGATAA